The genomic DNA CATAAAGATAAACACTAACTCCAGTCGAAGTCTGTTCAAGCATGAAACCTACAACAATACTTGCAAGCACAAATAGTAGAAAGATCAACGGAATATTGGCAATATGCTCACTGCCGATTTTTAGAAACATCTCTGGGAAACCCACGATTCCTTCTCCAGAAGTGATTGCCATGCTAATCCCATTGTAGAATGTCATTGTTCCCAAAGTAGCCAATATAGGCGGGACAGACAATTTAGAGATCAACAAGCCGTTGATGAATCCCGCAATCGAAGCTACTGCAAGAGCAACAAGACAAGCGATGACTACAACTCCCGCATCGGGGTAACTCGTTAAGAAACCAAGTCGACGGGTTAGAACAAATGCCGCCAAAATGCCTGCCAGATTAGCATTGGCTACCACCGATAAATCAATGCCTCCTGTTAGCATGGTTACAGCCATCGCCAATGCCAGAAATCCAAACTCGGGAATCTGATATCCCATGGATTGGAAATTGTTGAGTGAGAAAAACTGATTACCAAGTAATACCCACAGGGTTAGTAAGACACCCAAAGTGATAACGACTAAGATAATTAAAGTTGTTTCATGACGAAGAAATCTTTGGAATCCCATCTTCGAGCCTTTCAATCAGAAAATGTTAGATTGCGGCGGCTTTTCAATCTTTGCTGGTATGATGTGATTGAGACACTAATCAACAAAATAAC from Anaerolineae bacterium includes the following:
- a CDS encoding Ribose ABC transport system, permease protein RbsC, with amino-acid sequence MGFQRFLRHETTLIILVVITLGVLLTLWVLLGNQFFSLNNFQSMGYQIPEFGFLALAMAVTMLTGGIDLSVVANANLAGILAAFVLTRRLGFLTSYPDAGVVVIACLVALAVASIAGFINGLLISKLSVPPILATLGTMTFYNGISMAITSGEGIVGFPEMFLKIGSEHIANIPLIFLLFVLASIVVGFMLEQTSTGVSVYLYGENKIASMFAGLRNENLIVRVYFLSGLLAGFASIIMISRFNSAKVGYGDTYLLQAILVSVLGGIAPEGGRGRIIGVVLGIFILQALQSAFTLFAFTPYAKKLIWGSMLLLVMVINFLVEHWRLRTRNPALNKDTAASSP